One Kitasatospora sp. NBC_01287 DNA window includes the following coding sequences:
- a CDS encoding NAD-dependent malic enzyme, producing MATVPSVSNSITVRLEVPASGSAVSNITTAVESSGGSVTGLDVTASGLEALRIDVTVAAASVAHGEEIVEKLRAIEGVTIGKVSDRTFLMHLGGKIEMSSKLPIRNRDDLSMIYTPGVARVCMAIAENPEDARRLTIKRNSVAVVTDGSAVLGLGNIGPQAALPVMEGKAALFKRFAGIDAWPICLDTQDADKIVEIVRAIAPGFAGINLEDISAPRCFEIEARLREALDIPVFHDDQHGTAIVVLAALTNALRVVGKEIGDIRVVMSGAGAAGTAILKLLLAAGVEHATVADVRGVVHSGREDLNDSLRWIAEHTNRSGRTGSLKEAVAGADVFIGVSAPNVLDGDDIASMADKAIVFALANPDPEVDPAVARQTAAVVATGRSDFPNQINNVLVFPGVFRGLLDAQSRTVNTEMMIAAARALATTVTDDQLNANYIIPSVFHPDVAKTVAAAVRDAALAAADPAASAPSRPTPGIVGTLDTAAFPVVKL from the coding sequence ATGGCGACGGTGCCCAGTGTCTCCAACTCGATCACGGTGCGGCTGGAGGTCCCGGCCAGTGGCAGTGCGGTCAGCAACATCACCACCGCGGTGGAGTCCTCCGGCGGGTCGGTGACCGGCCTGGACGTGACGGCCTCGGGCCTGGAGGCGCTGCGGATCGACGTCACCGTCGCCGCCGCCTCGGTGGCGCACGGCGAGGAGATCGTCGAGAAGCTGCGCGCGATCGAGGGCGTCACGATCGGCAAGGTCTCGGACCGGACCTTCCTGATGCACCTCGGCGGCAAGATCGAGATGTCCTCGAAGCTGCCGATCCGCAACCGCGACGACCTCAGCATGATCTACACCCCCGGCGTGGCCCGGGTCTGCATGGCCATCGCCGAGAACCCCGAGGACGCCCGCCGCCTGACCATCAAGCGCAACAGCGTCGCGGTGGTGACCGACGGCTCGGCGGTGCTGGGCCTGGGCAACATCGGCCCGCAGGCCGCGCTGCCGGTGATGGAGGGCAAGGCGGCGCTGTTCAAGCGCTTCGCCGGGATCGACGCCTGGCCGATCTGCCTGGACACCCAGGACGCTGACAAAATCGTCGAGATCGTCCGTGCGATCGCCCCCGGCTTCGCGGGGATCAACCTGGAGGACATCTCCGCGCCGCGCTGCTTCGAGATCGAGGCCCGGCTGCGCGAGGCGCTGGACATCCCGGTCTTCCACGACGACCAGCACGGCACCGCCATCGTGGTGCTGGCCGCGCTGACCAACGCGCTGCGGGTGGTCGGCAAGGAGATCGGCGACATCCGGGTGGTGATGTCGGGCGCCGGCGCGGCCGGCACCGCGATCCTCAAGCTGCTGCTGGCCGCCGGCGTCGAGCACGCCACCGTCGCCGACGTGCGGGGCGTGGTGCACAGCGGCCGCGAGGACCTCAACGACTCGCTGCGCTGGATCGCCGAGCACACCAACCGCTCGGGCCGCACCGGCAGCCTCAAGGAGGCCGTGGCGGGGGCCGACGTCTTCATCGGCGTCTCCGCCCCGAACGTGCTGGACGGGGACGACATCGCCTCGATGGCCGACAAGGCGATCGTCTTCGCGCTGGCCAACCCGGACCCGGAGGTCGACCCGGCGGTGGCCCGGCAGACCGCCGCCGTGGTCGCCACCGGCCGCAGCGACTTCCCGAACCAGATCAACAACGTGCTGGTCTTCCCGGGTGTCTTCCGCGGCCTGCTGGACGCGCAGAGCCGCACGGTGAACACCGAGATGATGATCGCCGCGGCCCGGGCGCTGGCCACCACGGTCACCGACGACCAGCTGAACGCGAACTACATCATCCCCAGCGTCTTCCACCCGGACGTGGCCAAGACGGTCGCCGCCGCGGTGCGGGACGCCGCGCTGGCCGCCGCCGACCCGGCCGCCAGTGCCCCCTCGCGGCCCACTCCGGGCATCGTCGGGACCCTGGACACCGCGGCGTTCCCGGTGGTCAAGCTCTGA
- a CDS encoding HU family DNA-binding protein, protein MNRSELVAALADRAEVTRKDADAVLAAFAEVVGEVVAKGDEKVTIPGFLTFERTHRAARTARNPQTGEPIQIAAGYSAKVSAGSKLKEAAKGV, encoded by the coding sequence ATGAACCGCAGTGAGCTGGTGGCCGCTCTGGCCGACCGCGCCGAGGTGACCCGCAAGGACGCCGACGCCGTTCTGGCGGCCTTCGCCGAGGTTGTCGGCGAGGTTGTGGCCAAGGGTGACGAGAAGGTCACCATCCCCGGTTTCCTGACCTTCGAGCGCACCCACCGTGCCGCCCGGACCGCCCGCAACCCGCAGACCGGTGAGCCGATCCAGATCGCGGCCGGCTACAGCGCCAAGGTGAGCGCCGGCTCCAAGCTCAAGGAAGCCGCCAAGGGCGTCTGA
- a CDS encoding response regulator transcription factor — translation MRVLVLEDDPGLGPEIADTLRRAGFAVDLAVDLAEADLKLSITDYHCLVADRALPDGDAIGLLADRRRAGWLRPVLLLTAMDSVADRVTGIEAGADDYLVKPFAAAELVARVRNLCRRPEPRSPELRLGDLELDLPRRRVTRGGVLLSLTAKEFAVLELLMLQARCVVTRSRLIESCWDERHEPMSNVVDVLIGQLRRRLGPPDPIETVRGAGYRLIDPAERDGSA, via the coding sequence ATGCGCGTACTGGTACTGGAGGACGACCCCGGGCTCGGCCCGGAGATCGCCGACACGCTGCGCCGGGCCGGCTTCGCCGTCGATCTGGCCGTCGACCTGGCCGAGGCCGACCTCAAGCTGTCGATCACCGACTACCACTGCCTGGTCGCCGACCGCGCCCTGCCCGACGGCGACGCGATCGGCCTGCTGGCGGACCGCCGCCGGGCCGGCTGGCTGCGCCCGGTACTGCTGCTCACCGCGATGGACTCGGTGGCCGACCGGGTCACCGGCATCGAGGCCGGTGCCGACGACTACCTGGTCAAGCCCTTCGCCGCCGCGGAGCTGGTGGCCCGGGTGCGCAACCTCTGCCGCCGCCCCGAGCCCCGCTCGCCCGAGCTGCGACTGGGCGACCTGGAACTGGACCTGCCGCGCCGCCGGGTCACCCGGGGCGGGGTGCTGCTCAGCCTGACCGCCAAGGAGTTCGCGGTCCTGGAGCTGCTGATGCTGCAGGCCCGGTGCGTGGTGACCCGCAGCCGGCTGATCGAGAGCTGCTGGGACGAGCGGCACGAGCCGATGTCCAACGTGGTCGACGTGCTGATCGGCCAGCTGCGCCGCCGGCTCGGGCCGCCGGACCCGATCGAGACGGTGCGCGGCGCGGGCTACCGGCTGATCGACCCGGCCGAGCGGGACGGCTCCGCGTGA
- a CDS encoding sensor histidine kinase KdpD, whose product MTSPAVRRLRRLRWTLTLLFAAATAGCLLVLATLAAHTDAHSRARELDSEVTGRAGGLARALWFDGGVLATEPLDEDELARGAEVLAALQRGPRGGVPSVPRWARPGPDRLPGPQLLSRLWGQVQDTQGTALATGPGGGGRTLRWAAAPVWDGDDIAALVVVGTDPARSGADHARLVGRLLLGCSGLVLAAAAAGHLLSGRAMRPALLGLERQEQFLTEAAHELRTPLATLRLVVERGAAAPGLALGALAEATVLSERLARLVGGLLARARIEAGTQLVELTPLRLDQLVEQCVAELPAAPPAPRGGGAGGATGDGTDSGTDGERPRVTVRPAEQPVIVRGDPELLGQAVRNLVENALRHGGGTPVTVTVEPGLVTVTDGGPGVPEQRREAVFRRGVTSGAGTGTGLAIVRWVAELHGGSARLAAAPGGGVRAELRLPAH is encoded by the coding sequence GTGACCTCCCCCGCCGTCCGCCGCCTGCGCAGGCTGCGCTGGACCCTGACACTGCTCTTCGCCGCCGCCACGGCCGGCTGCCTGCTGGTGCTGGCCACGCTCGCCGCGCACACCGACGCCCACTCCCGGGCCAGGGAGCTGGACAGCGAGGTGACCGGCCGGGCCGGCGGCCTGGCCCGCGCGCTCTGGTTCGACGGCGGCGTGCTCGCCACCGAACCGCTGGACGAGGACGAGCTGGCCCGCGGCGCCGAGGTGCTCGCGGCGCTGCAGCGCGGGCCGCGGGGCGGGGTGCCGAGCGTGCCGCGCTGGGCGCGCCCCGGCCCCGACCGGCTGCCCGGCCCCCAGCTGCTCTCCCGGCTCTGGGGGCAGGTCCAGGACACCCAGGGGACCGCGCTGGCCACCGGCCCCGGCGGTGGCGGCCGGACGCTGCGCTGGGCGGCGGCACCGGTCTGGGACGGTGACGACATCGCCGCCCTGGTGGTGGTCGGCACCGATCCGGCGCGCAGCGGGGCCGACCACGCGCGGCTGGTCGGCCGGCTACTGCTGGGCTGCTCCGGCCTGGTGCTGGCGGCGGCCGCGGCCGGGCACCTGCTCTCCGGGCGGGCGATGCGCCCGGCCCTGCTCGGCCTGGAGCGCCAGGAGCAGTTCCTCACCGAGGCCGCGCACGAGCTGCGTACTCCGCTGGCCACGCTGCGCCTGGTGGTGGAGCGGGGTGCCGCCGCGCCCGGCCTGGCCCTGGGCGCGCTGGCCGAGGCGACGGTGCTGAGCGAGCGGCTGGCCCGCCTGGTCGGCGGGCTGCTGGCCCGGGCCAGGATCGAGGCGGGCACCCAGCTGGTGGAGCTGACACCGCTGCGGCTGGACCAGTTGGTCGAGCAGTGCGTCGCCGAGCTGCCCGCCGCCCCGCCGGCGCCGCGGGGCGGCGGGGCGGGCGGTGCAACGGGCGACGGGACGGACAGCGGGACGGACGGCGAACGGCCCCGGGTGACGGTGCGGCCCGCCGAGCAGCCGGTGATCGTGCGCGGCGACCCGGAGCTGCTCGGGCAGGCGGTGCGCAACCTGGTGGAGAACGCGCTGCGACACGGCGGCGGCACCCCGGTGACGGTGACCGTAGAGCCCGGCCTGGTCACCGTCACCGACGGCGGCCCCGGGGTGCCCGAGCAGCGCCGCGAGGCGGTCTTCCGACGGGGAGTCACCAGCGGCGCGGGCACCGGCACCGGGCTGGCCATCGTGCGCTGGGTGGCCGAGCTGCACGGCGGCAGCGCGCGGCTGGCCGCGGCCCCGGGCGGCGGGGTGCGGGCCGAGCTGCGGCTGCCGGCGCACTGA
- the murA gene encoding UDP-N-acetylglucosamine 1-carboxyvinyltransferase: protein MTDDVLLVHGGNPLEGEIRVRGAKNLVPKAMVAALLGQGPSRLRNVPDIRDVKVVRGLLQLHGVTVRSGDEEGELILDPSHVESANVADIDAHAGSSRIPILFCGPLLHRLGHAFIPGLGGCDIGGRPVDFHFEVLRQFGATIEKHPQGTYLVAAQRLRGTKIELPYPSVGATEQVLLTAVLAEGDTELRNAAIEPEIVDLICVLQKMGAIISMGTDRTIQITGVDELGGYDHRALPDRLEAASWACAALATKGDIYVRGARQLEMMTFLNTFRKVGGAFAVDDEGIRFWHPGGELNAIALETDVHPGFQTDWQQPLVVALTQAAGLSIVHETVYESRLGFTSALNQMGAHIQLYRECLGGTPCRFGQRNFLHSAVVSGPSKLLGGELVIPDLRGGFSYLIAALAAEGTSTVHGISLINRGYENFMEKLRGLGAHVELPSEQGMLAAV, encoded by the coding sequence ATGACCGACGACGTCCTGCTGGTGCACGGCGGAAACCCGCTGGAAGGCGAGATCCGTGTCCGCGGCGCCAAGAACCTGGTGCCCAAGGCGATGGTGGCCGCCCTGCTCGGCCAGGGGCCCAGCAGACTGCGCAACGTGCCGGACATCCGCGACGTCAAGGTGGTGCGCGGCCTGCTCCAGCTGCACGGGGTGACCGTGCGCAGCGGCGACGAGGAGGGCGAGCTGATCCTCGACCCCTCGCACGTGGAGAGCGCCAATGTCGCCGACATCGACGCGCACGCCGGTTCCTCCCGGATCCCGATCCTGTTCTGCGGCCCGCTGCTGCACCGGCTCGGCCACGCCTTCATCCCGGGCCTGGGCGGCTGCGACATCGGCGGCCGGCCGGTCGACTTCCACTTCGAGGTCCTGCGCCAGTTCGGCGCCACCATCGAGAAGCACCCCCAGGGCACCTACCTGGTGGCCGCGCAGCGGCTGCGCGGCACCAAGATCGAGCTGCCCTACCCCTCGGTCGGCGCCACCGAGCAGGTGCTGCTCACCGCCGTGCTCGCCGAGGGCGACACCGAGCTGCGCAACGCGGCCATCGAGCCGGAGATCGTCGACCTGATCTGCGTGCTGCAGAAGATGGGCGCGATCATCTCGATGGGCACCGACCGCACCATCCAGATCACCGGGGTGGACGAGCTCGGCGGCTACGACCACCGGGCGCTGCCGGACCGCCTGGAGGCGGCCTCCTGGGCGTGCGCGGCGCTGGCCACCAAGGGCGACATCTACGTCCGCGGCGCGCGCCAGCTGGAGATGATGACCTTCCTCAACACCTTCCGGAAGGTCGGCGGCGCCTTCGCGGTGGACGACGAGGGCATCCGGTTCTGGCACCCGGGCGGCGAACTGAACGCGATCGCCCTGGAGACCGACGTGCACCCCGGCTTCCAGACCGACTGGCAGCAGCCGCTGGTGGTCGCGCTGACCCAGGCCGCGGGCCTGTCGATCGTGCACGAGACCGTCTACGAGTCGCGGCTCGGCTTCACCTCCGCGCTGAACCAGATGGGCGCGCACATCCAGCTCTACCGGGAGTGCCTGGGCGGCACGCCGTGCCGCTTCGGGCAGCGCAACTTCCTGCACTCGGCGGTCGTCTCCGGACCCTCCAAGCTGCTCGGCGGCGAGCTGGTGATCCCCGACCTGCGTGGCGGCTTCTCCTACCTGATCGCGGCGCTGGCCGCCGAGGGCACCTCGACGGTGCACGGGATCTCGCTGATCAACCGCGGCTACGAGAACTTCATGGAGAAGCTGCGGGGGCTGGGCGCCCATGTCGAGCTGCCCAGCGAGCAGGGGATGCTCGCGGCGGTCTGA
- a CDS encoding YqgE/AlgH family protein, producing the protein MCGMTAAPSHTGRLLVATPVLTDPNFARSVVLLLDHDEQGALGVVLNRPTPVEVGDVLDGWAELAGDPQVVFQGGPVGLDSALAVAVVPGEPGPEDPLGWRRVHGAIGLVDLEAPPQVLAGELGGLRVFAGYSGWTPGQLEAEIAEGAWYLVDAEPGDISCPSPERLWRAVLRRQRGVLAMLATYPEDPTLN; encoded by the coding sequence ATGTGTGGCATGACCGCGGCCCCCTCCCACACAGGCCGGCTCCTGGTGGCGACCCCCGTGCTCACCGACCCGAACTTCGCCCGGTCGGTGGTGCTGCTGCTGGACCACGACGAGCAGGGCGCCCTCGGCGTCGTCCTCAACCGGCCCACGCCGGTGGAGGTCGGTGATGTGCTGGACGGCTGGGCGGAGCTGGCCGGCGATCCCCAAGTGGTCTTCCAGGGCGGGCCGGTGGGCCTGGACTCGGCGCTCGCGGTGGCGGTGGTGCCGGGTGAGCCGGGCCCCGAGGACCCGCTGGGCTGGCGCCGGGTGCACGGCGCGATCGGGCTGGTCGACCTGGAGGCGCCGCCGCAGGTGCTGGCCGGGGAGCTGGGCGGCCTGCGGGTCTTCGCCGGCTACTCGGGCTGGACCCCCGGGCAACTGGAGGCGGAGATCGCCGAGGGTGCCTGGTACCTGGTGGACGCCGAGCCTGGCGACATCTCCTGTCCCAGCCCCGAGCGGCTCTGGCGCGCGGTGCTGCGCCGCCAGCGCGGCGTGCTCGCGATGCTCGCCACCTACCCCGAGGACCCCACCCTCAACTAG
- a CDS encoding DUF3039 domain-containing protein — protein sequence MSTLEPERGLGTGTLVEPVPQVSHGDGDHERFAHYVQKDKIMESALSGSPVVALCGKVWVPGRDPKKYPVCPMCKEIFEGIEPAGGGDDKKK from the coding sequence ATGAGCACTCTTGAGCCCGAGCGCGGTCTCGGCACCGGCACCCTGGTCGAGCCCGTCCCGCAGGTGTCCCACGGCGACGGCGACCACGAGCGCTTCGCGCACTACGTCCAGAAGGACAAGATCATGGAGAGCGCGCTCTCCGGATCCCCGGTGGTCGCGCTCTGCGGCAAGGTCTGGGTGCCCGGGCGCGACCCGAAGAAGTACCCGGTCTGCCCGATGTGCAAGGAGATCTTCGAGGGCATCGAGCCGGCCGGCGGCGGGGACGACAAGAAGAAGTAG
- a CDS encoding beta-N-acetylhexosaminidase yields MDLIPAPIALQLPAAAEGPADRPGADPGLALGPASTLAGGPGTEDAERWLRSVLGAATGLALPGAVDPVIGLRLDAALAPEEYRISVDAERARITAGGPAGAHWGAQTLRQLLGPEAYRRAPLRRTGWRLPACEITDAPRFGWRGVLLDVARHFLPLADLLRYVDLLAAHKLNVLHLHLTDDQGWRFEVKRYPRLTGVGGWRERSMVGYRTAQRRDDRPHGGYYTQDDLRELVAYAAERGITVLPEIDLPGHTQAAIAAYPELGNTDVVDTAALGVWTDWGVSENVLNASDATLAFFEGVLEELLEVFPSEFVHLGGDECRKDQWRASPAARARIEELGLADEDELQSWIIRHFDGWLTARGRRLIGWDEILEGGLAKGAAVASWRGYAGGVAAARAGHQVVMCPEQQVYLDHRQAEGPEEPVPIGFVRTLADVYRFEPVPPSLDEVSARQVIGTQANLWSEFADSARDLDYRAFPRLAAFAEVAWSPLPREAGGRDLAGFEARMRTHYARLDALGVAYRPPAGPHPWQRRPGVAGRPLPGPPPQD; encoded by the coding sequence ATGGACCTGATCCCCGCGCCGATCGCCCTCCAGCTCCCCGCTGCCGCCGAGGGGCCCGCTGACCGCCCCGGCGCCGACCCCGGCCTGGCGCTCGGCCCGGCGAGCACCCTGGCCGGCGGGCCCGGCACCGAGGACGCCGAGCGCTGGCTGCGCTCCGTGCTCGGCGCGGCCACCGGACTGGCGCTGCCCGGGGCGGTGGACCCGGTGATCGGGTTGCGGCTGGACGCGGCGCTGGCCCCCGAGGAGTACCGGATCTCGGTGGACGCCGAGCGCGCCCGGATCACCGCGGGCGGACCGGCCGGCGCGCACTGGGGGGCCCAGACGCTGCGTCAGCTGCTCGGTCCCGAGGCCTACCGGCGAGCCCCGCTGCGCCGCACCGGCTGGCGGCTGCCCGCCTGCGAGATCACCGACGCGCCCCGGTTCGGCTGGCGCGGGGTGCTGCTCGACGTCGCCCGTCACTTCCTGCCGCTCGCCGACCTGCTGCGCTACGTGGACCTGCTGGCCGCGCACAAGCTCAACGTGCTGCACCTGCACCTCACCGACGACCAGGGCTGGCGTTTCGAGGTCAAGCGCTACCCGCGGCTGACCGGGGTCGGTGGCTGGCGGGAGCGCTCGATGGTCGGCTACCGGACCGCCCAGCGGCGCGACGACCGGCCGCACGGCGGCTACTACACCCAGGACGACCTGCGCGAGCTGGTCGCCTACGCGGCCGAGCGCGGCATCACCGTGCTGCCCGAGATCGACCTGCCCGGCCACACCCAGGCGGCCATCGCGGCCTATCCCGAGCTGGGCAACACGGACGTGGTGGACACCGCCGCGCTCGGGGTGTGGACCGACTGGGGGGTCAGCGAGAACGTGCTGAACGCCTCCGACGCCACGCTGGCCTTCTTCGAAGGGGTGCTGGAGGAGTTGCTGGAGGTCTTCCCCTCCGAGTTCGTCCACCTCGGCGGGGACGAGTGCCGCAAGGACCAGTGGCGGGCCAGCCCGGCGGCCCGGGCGCGGATCGAGGAGCTGGGCCTGGCCGACGAGGACGAGCTGCAGAGCTGGATCATCCGGCACTTCGACGGCTGGCTGACCGCGCGCGGGCGGCGGCTGATCGGTTGGGACGAGATCCTGGAGGGCGGCCTGGCCAAGGGTGCCGCGGTGGCCTCCTGGCGCGGGTACGCGGGCGGGGTGGCCGCCGCGCGGGCCGGGCACCAGGTGGTGATGTGTCCCGAGCAGCAGGTCTACCTGGACCACCGGCAGGCCGAGGGCCCCGAGGAGCCGGTGCCGATCGGCTTCGTGCGTACCCTGGCCGACGTCTACCGCTTCGAGCCGGTGCCCCCGTCACTGGATGAGGTGAGTGCCCGTCAGGTGATCGGCACCCAGGCCAACCTCTGGAGCGAGTTCGCCGACAGCGCCCGGGACCTGGACTACCGGGCCTTCCCGCGGCTGGCCGCCTTCGCCGAGGTCGCCTGGTCGCCGCTGCCGCGCGAGGCGGGCGGCCGCGACCTGGCCGGCTTCGAGGCGCGGATGCGCACCCACTACGCCCGGCTGGACGCGCTCGGCGTCGCCTACCGCCCGCCGGCCGGCCCGCACCCGTGGCAGCGGCGCCCCGGCGTGGCCGGCCGCCCGCTGCCCGGCCCGCCGCCGCAGGACTGA
- a CDS encoding xanthine dehydrogenase family protein subunit M, protein MLPTSLDEAVEALGASPAAVPVAGGTDLMEAVNAGRLRPGALVGLGRITELRGWRYEDGGTAVLGAGLTLARMDRPDFAALIPALADAARTAGPPQTRNVGTLGGNIATAAATGDTLPVLAALEAVVTLARAPRAGESATREVPVSHLLTGIDPMRPGELLTWVRVPLLHAPQVFLKATGRSGPSRATASVALVLDPARRAVRCAVGAVAPVPLRPLEAEAWVAGCVDWDARGEEGAQSIDPAAAAAFGEYVASACVPDGYGADASSALLSEGPTAAAVRLRRTVAVLARRALGRALK, encoded by the coding sequence ATGCTGCCGACCTCCCTCGACGAGGCCGTCGAGGCTCTGGGTGCCAGTCCCGCCGCCGTCCCGGTGGCCGGCGGGACCGACCTCATGGAGGCCGTCAACGCCGGACGGCTGCGCCCCGGCGCGCTGGTGGGCCTGGGCCGGATCACCGAACTGCGCGGCTGGCGCTACGAGGACGGCGGCACCGCCGTGCTCGGCGCGGGCCTGACGCTGGCCCGGATGGACCGCCCCGACTTCGCCGCGCTGATCCCGGCGCTGGCCGACGCCGCCCGCACCGCGGGCCCGCCGCAGACCCGCAACGTCGGCACGCTGGGCGGCAACATCGCCACCGCGGCCGCCACCGGCGACACCCTGCCGGTGCTCGCCGCGCTGGAGGCCGTGGTCACCCTGGCCCGGGCCCCGCGGGCCGGTGAAAGTGCCACCCGCGAGGTCCCGGTCAGCCACCTGCTCACCGGCATCGACCCGATGCGCCCGGGCGAACTGCTCACCTGGGTGCGGGTCCCGCTGCTGCACGCCCCGCAGGTCTTCCTCAAGGCCACCGGACGCAGCGGCCCCTCGCGCGCCACCGCGTCGGTCGCGCTGGTGCTCGACCCGGCCCGGCGCGCGGTGCGCTGCGCGGTCGGCGCGGTGGCGCCGGTGCCGCTGCGGCCGCTGGAGGCCGAGGCCTGGGTGGCGGGCTGCGTCGACTGGGACGCCCGCGGCGAGGAGGGCGCGCAGTCGATCGATCCGGCTGCCGCGGCCGCCTTCGGCGAGTACGTGGCGAGCGCGTGCGTGCCCGACGGCTACGGGGCTGACGCCTCGTCGGCACTGCTGTCCGAGGGGCCGACGGCGGCGGCCGTGCGGCTACGGCGTACCGTGGCGGTGCTGGCCCGCCGGGCACTGGGAAGGGCACTGAAGTGA